DNA from Stenotrophomonas acidaminiphila:
CAGGTGCGCGGTGAGGTCGTGGTTGCCCTGCTCGGTGGCCGCCAGTGCGGCCAGCCGCTGCATGACGTCGCCCACTTCAAGCAGCAGGGCGTGCGCGCCCTCGGGCAACAGGTAGCCCGGCGCGGGTGTAATGACCCAGCACTTCCTGCACAGGTTAGGCCGCTAAAGCGTATGCCTCGGCGGGTGTCTTCATGCCCAGCGCCTGATGCGGCCGCCGGTGGTTGTAGAACTGGATCCAGTCGCCGATCACGCGCATCGCATGCTGTTGGCTTTCGAAGCGGTGCCGGTGTGCGCATTGCTCCTTCAGTGTCCGGATGACGCGTTCGACCATGCCGTTCTGCTGTGGACAGTGCGGGGTGATGAATTCCTGCCGCAATCCGTAGCTGCGCACCAGGCGCGTGTAGTGGCGGCTGGTGAAGACCAGTCCGTTATCCGAGCGCAGCAAGAACGGTTCGGGAACGCGGCCGAGCGTACCGAAGCGCGTGATCAACGCCTGCTCTAAAGCCGCTGCCGCCGTCGTCGCACGGCCGGTTCGCGACAGATGCCATCCCAGCAGTTGGCGGGTGTGGCAGTCGATCACCAGCGCCAATGTGAGCCAACCATCACGGCCGCCCCAGATCCGGCACAGATCGGTCGCCCAACGCTGGTTCGGCGCCGAGGCCACCGAGGGCAGTGCTTGGATGCGGGGACGCATACCCACAGCGCGTTTGCGCACCTGCCAGCCCATCAACTGGAAGATCCGTTGCACCGTGTTCTTGTTCATGCCCAGCAATCCGGCGACCGTGCGATAGCCAAACGAAGGTTCGGCCTCGATCAGTTGCTTGATCGGGCCGGCCAGCTCCGGGCGCACCGCCGGTGCAGTTCTCACTGGCCGGTAGTAAACCGTCCGACGCGGCACGTCGAACCAGCGGCACAACTGCGACATCGAGACCGCCACGCCGTCATTGCGCAGTCCCTGCTGGATCGTGACCATCAGGTCTCGTCCTTGCCCAGCAGGGACGCCAATTTTTTTCGTGCACGTAGCTCCAGCATCGCCTCGCCATACGCCTCCTGCAGATCCTTGAGCTGCCGCTCATACTGCTCGCGCACGTCCTCCGGCTTGGCACGCAGCGCGTTCTCCATTCCGCGCTTCCCGTCATCGACCCAGCTCTCGATCTCTGATGGCGGCAAGTCGAACTGGCGACTCGCCTCCGACACAGTGGTCTTGCCCTGGATGATCTCCAACACCAGCGCCGACTTCCGCCGTGCTGTCCAACGTTTGATCTCTTCTTCCATTACCGCGCTCATCGGTGTCTCCTTGAAAAGGTTACACCTGAGCAGGAAATCACTGGGTCATTACAGAGGTGGGTACCGCTGTGTGAGGAGTTTCGACGCTCCTTGAGGGCCGAGAGTGCTACTGCCTTCGCGCCATGTCAACTGCAATTCAGACAGAACAACAAAGATCGGGGAGAAGTCTTACATTGCTCTCATACGAGCGCGGCCTAATTGAGCTGCATCTATGCGCGTGCGAGAAAGAGTAGACATAGATGGAAGCAACCAGGCTCTCAGTAGAAGGCAAAAATCGAGCCAAGCCCACAAACTAACAAAAATTCAACGCCACTCCTGAAATACACACAGGCTCATGCAAATTCGTCGGAACTAATATTGATGTATCAAAAAAAGCGAAATTGTAACCGCCCTCCTTTAAAGAACTCCGATATCTCACGCCATCGTAGCCAATAGTCTTAATAAGCTCGCAAAGGTATTGCGTAGCAAGATAATCATAGAAGGCCCTATGCGGCGGCGTGGGCCTAGTCAGGTCTTCGCTGAGCATCGTCAGCAGCCCCATCGCATCCCGAACATTTCCAAGCGCCCCCAGATCTAACCGAAAGGGAGATATTAATGACCTTGGATCTGAAAGATCCACCAATTTAAAACCGCAAGCAGGCTCAAATCGCCCTACCGCGACCAAATCAGCCACGGTAGGACGAACTTCGCTAATCGCCGTTTCACGATCACTCGCAGCGTACAAGTATGAAAGACCCGCAGGATTGGCACGTCCCGCTTGAGCTACTCCCAACGGCGGCGCTTTAAGATCATCCAATTCGAATGGATTATCATCTCTTTGAACCCTAGCTCGAAAAAAATGCCTGGGAAGATCCTCATGAGAGATGACCAGCAGTCCAAGCAACTGAGAAAGCTCATCTCGATTTGGCGCAGACTCTGGAAAAAATCTATTTTTATACTTAAGCTCATCCTTGAGAGCCACCCAACGTTCTTCGGCAGTCCTTGTAACGGGCTGGCTCGTTACATACTTAAGCCCCGCAGTATCTGGAAGCAGATCTTTCAGTAACTCCGCTTTATCAATAACGCCTGGGGAAAAGAGCGCCCAATCACGCTCCAGAAGAGGCAAAAGATCATCCCCATCCTCCGACTCCCGATAGAGAGAAAGAAGAATAGAAAACTCACTACCGAGTTCTGCACAATCGATTCGGATCGCACGCGGAGTCAAGCAGCGTTCGCAATAGCCTTCATCTGAGCTTTGCCTTGCAATTTTTTGGCCTATAGCTCTATCCGAAAAGCATGCCATGCAGCACTTAGCCATGAAGAAAGCTCGCCATAAGCTCAAGGTGATGCTGCATACTTAGCTTTTTTACATAACCCAGACCCGGATAATGACCCCGGTCGTGCAATTCTAGGAATTCAGCCACTGCTTTCGTCACGGCGATTTTTGAGTTAGGCGCACGTACAGCGGCGGCGAGTTTAGCTAAAGCTTCGCTAAACTTACCCGCCGGATCGGCCGGCGTCAGGTTTGAATCAGAAACAAAATGACGAATAAACATTGACGATTCTTTATCTTCATCTAAAAATGTAAGATGAATCGCCACTGCGTAAGCCGGCCCACCTCCGTCTGCATACTCATCACCAACAGTAAGGAAATCCCCGAACCCATCCATCCCCTCCTCCTGATAAGTCAGGTGCAGATCGGAAAAATGTTCAATTTCGGGATCGAGATAGTCAGAATTTTTCTTCTTACGAAAGCCATCTCGAACAAGAACCCTGTCCTCGCCCTTAAAATTTCGGCGATATAAGGTGCCCGAATCCTTCGCATCAATGAATATATTTCTACTAAAGCTTGCCTCCGATTTCGTCACTGATGCCTTGATAGCGGAAGCATCAGCTGATCGATCATGTAGCAAGGCTACTGGCTCTGCGGGAATCTTAGTACTACCGTCCTCCAACCCTTGCGTCCGATAAATCCAGGCCAACCCTGTCGAAGCATCGATCAGCTTGGAAAGACTTGCCCGAAATTCATCCCCAAGCCCGACCTTTAAAGTCCCGCAACCCGGGTTGGCGACGATGTATGCGCGCCCTTTATGCTTTTCTATCTCTGACAAACAACGAAGCATTGAGCCAATATCATTCCTAACCGGCTCAACGACAGGACAAAAGCCAGCGTTTGACAAAAGCTCGGCATTTTCCTTGATACAGATAAGCTCGTACTGCTTACCACGAAAATAAGGATGATAGCTCACACCGCCCTCCCCTAGTGACGTCCATTTCGAATAGATCTATTAACCTTGCGATCTGAACACCTGTCAAGTCTTGCGCCAAGGCAGATGCCGCGAGTGATGCAGGCAACCCACTTACAAGAGCTTTCTTCGGAGCAGACCTAGCCAGAAGCCGCTTT
Protein-coding regions in this window:
- a CDS encoding transposase, which gives rise to MMVTIQQGLRNDGVAVSMSQLCRWFDVPRRTVYYRPVRTAPAVRPELAGPIKQLIEAEPSFGYRTVAGLLGMNKNTVQRIFQLMGWQVRKRAVGMRPRIQALPSVASAPNQRWATDLCRIWGGRDGWLTLALVIDCHTRQLLGWHLSRTGRATTAAAALEQALITRFGTLGRVPEPFLLRSDNGLVFTSRHYTRLVRSYGLRQEFITPHCPQQNGMVERVIRTLKEQCAHRHRFESQQHAMRVIGDWIQFYNHRRPHQALGMKTPAEAYALAA
- a CDS encoding transposase, which translates into the protein MSAVMEEEIKRWTARRKSALVLEIIQGKTTVSEASRQFDLPPSEIESWVDDGKRGMENALRAKPEDVREQYERQLKDLQEAYGEAMLELRARKKLASLLGKDET